A stretch of the Candidatus Saccharimonadales bacterium genome encodes the following:
- a CDS encoding phosphoribosyltransferase has protein sequence MTQFPFVPSHLSKEYYPAVSDRMLKPFDYDDDTIVNPDETFTSQMQNALEGGTVDCYVVTANSAIPVADTVRGFYEEMGQTSPPIEFVRAHSQMALYPRDPSVRRVYDDEVARLSHTVEGMKRVCVIDQYVYTGGTINLATNILRDAGASDVMQIRGEWYHNVKLTEITLESVTSIHSEAMVSIGRFAAQNTQPDNNRTIYEQ, from the coding sequence ATGACTCAGTTTCCGTTTGTCCCGTCGCATTTATCTAAAGAATATTACCCGGCCGTATCTGATCGAATGCTTAAACCTTTTGACTACGATGATGATACGATCGTAAACCCTGATGAGACTTTTACTTCGCAAATGCAGAATGCGTTAGAAGGCGGCACAGTCGATTGTTACGTTGTCACCGCCAACTCAGCCATTCCTGTTGCAGATACAGTTCGTGGTTTCTACGAAGAGATGGGCCAAACATCGCCGCCAATAGAGTTTGTTCGTGCTCATAGTCAGATGGCACTATATCCAAGGGACCCCTCTGTGCGTCGCGTATATGACGATGAAGTCGCTCGCTTATCTCACACGGTTGAAGGCATGAAGCGCGTATGTGTAATTGATCAGTATGTTTATACTGGCGGCACCATCAATTTAGCTACCAATATATTACGCGATGCGGGTGCGTCAGATGTCATGCAAATTAGAGGTGAGTGGTACCACAACGTCAAGCTAACCGAAATTACTTTAGAATCAGTCACATCAATACATAGTGAAGCAATGGTTAGCATAGGCCGCTTTGCTGCTCAAAATACACAACCTGATAATAACCGAACAATATACGAACAATGA
- a CDS encoding sigma factor-like helix-turn-helix DNA-binding protein, whose translation MASETTQTSIQTEECINEILGTIDREREREIVSRRFGLFDRKETLEQIGELLGITRERVRQLEKSVVNRLKAAAEQGAVPRIVDIQTEFVQHLQGLGELARVSTLTEKVGSDVSKLQQARVAFLAQLCPELVVINEDDNYHHAVGIKATRDTIAVKEDVTKLIDAVKKLGQPAAIADIAKGASIPDVEQAASLASISKHLATLNGRWGLVKWPMVNPKNIRDKIFVILKEHGKHMHFNEIASAIKDSEFKRKDVTTQAIHNELIKDKRFVLIGRGIYALKEWGYEKGTVSDIISEVLKQEGGPLHRDEIVKRVLKSRYVKETTILLNLQGKTQFKRVAKATYSLAE comes from the coding sequence ATGGCTTCAGAGACCACTCAGACCTCAATTCAGACCGAGGAGTGCATCAATGAAATTTTAGGCACGATTGACCGTGAACGTGAACGAGAAATCGTATCGCGCCGGTTTGGTCTTTTTGACCGCAAAGAAACCTTAGAGCAAATTGGGGAACTTCTTGGCATTACCCGCGAACGCGTCCGTCAGCTCGAAAAATCAGTTGTCAACCGCCTCAAGGCAGCAGCAGAGCAGGGAGCAGTCCCTCGTATCGTCGACATCCAGACGGAGTTCGTGCAGCACTTGCAGGGACTTGGCGAATTGGCCCGCGTCAGTACACTAACTGAGAAGGTCGGCAGCGACGTCTCCAAGCTACAGCAAGCCCGCGTCGCTTTCCTGGCACAGCTTTGTCCTGAACTCGTCGTTATTAACGAAGATGATAACTATCACCACGCCGTTGGCATCAAAGCCACCCGCGATACGATTGCCGTCAAAGAAGACGTCACCAAACTCATCGATGCCGTCAAGAAACTCGGCCAGCCCGCTGCAATTGCCGACATTGCCAAAGGTGCTAGCATACCAGACGTCGAGCAGGCTGCTTCACTCGCCAGCATCAGCAAACACCTGGCAACCCTCAACGGTCGCTGGGGCCTCGTCAAGTGGCCAATGGTCAATCCTAAGAACATCCGCGACAAGATCTTCGTCATCCTGAAAGAACATGGTAAGCACATGCACTTCAATGAGATCGCATCAGCCATCAAGGACAGCGAATTCAAGCGCAAAGACGTGACCACCCAGGCCATTCACAACGAGCTGATCAAGGACAAGCGCTTCGTCCTTATCGGTCGTGGTATCTATGCCCTCAAAGAATGGGGCTATGAAAAGGGCACCGTATCTGACATCATCTCGGAAGTCCTCAAGCAAGAAGGTGGCCCGCTGCACCGTGACGAAATCGTCAAACGGGTCCTCAAAAGCCGCTACGTCAAAGAGACAACCATTCTCCTGAATCTCCAAGGCAAAACCCAGTTCAAGCGCGTCGCCAAAGCTACGTACAGCCTGGCTGAGTAA